A genomic window from Neoarius graeffei isolate fNeoGra1 chromosome 5, fNeoGra1.pri, whole genome shotgun sequence includes:
- the LOC132886699 gene encoding Kruppel-like factor 1: MNEPITKAIYFNPNLLSSDYSVKDLHRQSPLRNTSNKNYDESFCDITKEEVKIQDFTNATESETFEKTRDFVDKKSTEHHQLCNSANCTAPVPFYEKQTGFHVATPEAVPSVKEAMGQEEVYAVLDLSLPKKNVRDNKEKCKCILDPEHQMSLEMEVDEIKDDTHHVEVVQDEDDEIYWSDFGNYYMSNFHLENWDQCPSASHVAIPSAYGSVMCPDPNDTLLIDEQGIPYMLTPDGQKVLQTDPYKMPATASDETGSADIEMSLAFQDAESDRELFFPDLILEDSSPNVSAEDSQATITVERKSPTDSFVETGPTALPEMSTLPSLPIQIMASNTDSNTPILLLPPSHLQALTASASNDNSELMALSLPFSLASDTQSTPVLLVLSSPEVPCGVQSSSISGHFSSASSPSSVTRPSSSSSPDSKPEPVSCTTALNLSGQNQSCNYSAAPTSSIVSSNTSSVNSSNLAKQLKTDACSDMPTSFQEALLRLAVSAEQKNENRTKCIDKSSVFNSSSCTEATPALEEHCDTTQVSPVSEPESLSVDRTDTLLRTPTEDLPLQSSTSPAHPDSEIFPTNNSKKQDPQALGPRRILYCQYCPRIFYYLSDLERHSITHSQKKPHVCQLCGKAFKRSSHLERHKHIHTGERNFECQLCPRRFREAAELTRHQRVHTGEKPYQCLLCHMRFAERNTLRRHTKRKHQGQQQEAVNTKVKPETKGVSLVGMHEQLEENAEWYISTLTEMESDNDTGGE, from the coding sequence ATGAATGAACCAATAACCAAAGCGATATATTTTAATCCTAACCTCTTATCCAGTGATTACTCTGTGAAGGACCTTCACCGACAATCCCCTCTAAGGAATACTAGTAATAAAAATTATGATGAAAGTTTCTGTGACATTACCAAAGAGGAGGTGAAGATACAGGACTTTACAAATGCTACTGAGTCTGAGACATTTGAAAAGACTAGAGACTTTGTGGACAAAAAAAGCACAGAGCACCATCAGTTGTGCAACAGTGCAAACTGTACAGCTCCAGTCCCATTTTATGAAAAGCAGACGGGATTTCATGTAGCAACGCCTGAAGCTGTTCCTAGTGTTAAAGAAGCCATGGGGCAGGAAGAGGTCTATGCAGTACTGGATTTAAGCCTGCCAAAAAAGAACGTCAGGGATAACAAAGAAAAGTGTAAATGTATTCTTGATCCTGAGCATCAGATGTCATTAGAAATGGAGGTGGATGAGATCAAGGATGACACTCATCATGTAGAAGTGGTGCAAGATGAGGATGATGAAATTTACTGGTCTGACTTTGGAAATTATTATATGAGCAACTTTCACTTAGAAAATTGGGACCAGTGTCCTTCTGCTTCACATGTAGCCATACCATCTGCATACGGATCCGTCATGTGTCCTGATCCAAATGATACACTTCTCATAGATGAACAAGGTATTCCTTACATGCTTACTCCAGATGGTCAAAAAGTTCTCCAGACAGATCCTTACAAAATGCCAGCGACTGCCTCAGATGAGACAGGATCTGCAGACATTGAGATGTCTTTGGCTTTTCAGGATGCAGAGTCTGACCGAGAGTTGTTTTTTCCAGATTTGATTTTGGAGGACTCCTCACCGAATGTCTCGGCAGAAGACTCACAAGCTACTATAACAGTGGAGAGGAAATCTCCCACTGATTCCTTTGTTGAGACTGGGCCAACTGCCTTGCCAGAGATGTCTACTCTGCCTTCCCTTCCTATTCAGATTATGGCTAGTAATACTGACTCAAACACTCCCATCCTCCTACTCCCACCATCTCACCTTCAAGCACTTACAGCTTCAGCATCTAATGATAATTCTGAACTTATGGCTCTATCGCTACCATTCTCCCTTGCCTCAGACACACAGTCCACCCCTGTCCTTCTTGTTCTTTCATCTCCTGAAGTACCCTGTGGAGTTCAATCTTCCTCAATTTCAGGACATTTTTCGTCAGCTTCCTCCCCATCGTCTGTTACACGTCCTTCATCTTCAAGTTCACCTGACTCTAAACCAGAACCTGTCTCCTGCACAACTGCTCTAAATCTCTCAGGACAAAATCAATCCTGTAATTATTCTGCTGCCCCTACCTCATCCATTGTTTCCTCCAACACTTCCTCAGTgaactcttcaaatctggctaaGCAACTGAAAACTGATGCCTGCTCTGACATGCCCACTTCTTTCCAGGAAGCGTTGCTTAGATTAGCTGTATCTGCTGAACAAAAAAATGAAAACCGAACCAAATGCATTGACAAATCTTCAGTCTTTAACTCGTCATCTTGTACTGAAGCAACTCCAGCACTAGAGGAGCATTGTGACACTACACAAGTGTCACCAGTTTCTGAGCCAGAGTCTCTCTCAGTGGACCGAACAGACACTCTATTAAGAACCCCTACTGAAGACCTTCCACTTCAGTCCTCAACTTCTCCTGCTCATCCAGACTCCGAAATATTTCCCACCAACAATTCAAAAAAACAGGATCCTCAGGCATTAGGCCCACGTCGTATCCTTTACTGCCAGTACTGCCCACGGATTTTCTACTACCTCTCCGATCTTGAACGCCACTCCATCACACACTCCCAGAAGAAGCCGCACGTATGCCAGCTGTGTGGCAAGGctttcaaacgctccagccatctGGAGCGGCACAAGCATATCCATACAGGTGAACGGAACTTTGAGTGCCAGCTTTGCCCACGGCGTTTCAGAGAAGCTGCAGAGCTGACAAGGCACCAGCGGGTACACACAGGTGAAAAGCCTTACCAGTGTCTGTTATGCCATATGCGATTTGCTGAGCGTAACACTCTACGGCGGCACACTAAGCGCAAGCATCagggtcagcagcaggaagcagtgaacacaaaagTAAAGCCAGAAACCAAAGGGGTTTCACTTGTTGGTATGCATGAGCAACTGGAAGAAAATGCAGAGTGGTATATCTCAACATTGACTGAGATGGAGTCTGACAATGACACAGGAGGAGAATGA